CCGGCGGCCTGGGTGATGATGTTTGAGCCGGCATGGGCCGCCATTGCGACCGCCAGAGATTTCTCGGCTCCGTATTGGGCATCCAACCGCTTTGCATCGGTGATCCCGGCTATCGAAGAGGTCGGCAAGTCCCACCGCCGCCCCATCTGCGCGGCACCTGCCATCAATATGGCCTGTTCTCCGCCGCCGCCGCTCATCGAACCTGTGCGCAGGTCCGCCACCAGAGGTTTGGGCGCAAAGATCGCTTTGGCTTCAGGATCGACCAGTCGCGCAAACACCAGTCCTGCCAGCGTTTCCGCAACCGCCTGCACCAGCGATCCGGCAATCGTCGCCGGACTGGTGGCTCCGGCTTGTCCGGCGCTGATCAATTGCACCGGGAACCCGGCCTTGATGGCCAGTTCCAACACCTCACAGGCTTCTTCAGCAAAGCGCATGGGCGGGACGACATGACACACCATCTCTGTCAGGAAAGGACGGGCGCGAAACGCCGCTTCGCCGCCAGCGACCGCATAGCAAAGCCTGGCGATGTCAGCGACGTTTCGCGGCTCGGTCACCGAGATCGAAACGTGTTTGGACGTGCCCGCAAGACAGGCATAAGCGGTGTTCAAATCCATCAATGCGTTGCTTTCGATATCGCGTGCCACAACCGGTCGGCTGAAGTGGTGGATATTGTCCATCCGGTCCACGATCCGCGCCGCATCGTAGAGGTCCTGCAACGTCGAATCCCGATACGCATGGGTATCAAGGTCAAACACGCCAGGCGCCGCGCCACCGGTAGACATATGCACGCGGGCGGCTTCAATCTTCAGGTCATTCTCGGGGCGCTGGCCACATAACGTAAACCCGCGCTGCGCACCGTCAATCGCCCACTTCACCAGCGTGCGCGGGAACAGCAGCCGACCGTC
This Ruegeria pomeroyi DSS-3 DNA region includes the following protein-coding sequences:
- a CDS encoding trimethylamine methyltransferase family protein; the encoded protein is MTKTNRRRGRKDRLKQVSEPDPQPPVWPGVVGGRLKPLSPDEESLVEEAAFKLLEDLGLSQAIPSMIEKVTTAGGTMTDDGRLLFPRTLVKWAIDGAQRGFTLCGQRPENDLKIEAARVHMSTGGAAPGVFDLDTHAYRDSTLQDLYDAARIVDRMDNIHHFSRPVVARDIESNALMDLNTAYACLAGTSKHVSISVTEPRNVADIARLCYAVAGGEAAFRARPFLTEMVCHVVPPMRFAEEACEVLELAIKAGFPVQLISAGQAGATSPATIAGSLVQAVAETLAGLVFARLVDPEAKAIFAPKPLVADLRTGSMSGGGGEQAILMAGAAQMGRRWDLPTSSIAGITDAKRLDAQYGAEKSLAVAMAAHAGSNIITQAAGMMSSLLGVSHAAYVTDNDMLGNILRTVRGIEATPENIAADVIAGVCRGVGHYLGEQHTFSRMKSDYFYPEIGDRRAPRDWQDNGAKRIGDVAREKTREILSGYFPSHLPDDVDRALRKDFDIRLTRAQIGRPA